From Mya arenaria isolate MELC-2E11 chromosome 1, ASM2691426v1, a single genomic window includes:
- the LOC128228399 gene encoding uncharacterized protein K02A2.6-like: MHIKTAPAKPSTNGLVERFNATFKSAMRAMDGETDDFGLKLSNFLLSYRQAVHSTTNETPSKLFFSRKIRTRLDLLKPDTKQCVQDKQMKLSLAGKQTFMELVLGQSVLARDYRPSVKEKWVTGTVVSRDGPLMYKVLVGNAKWKRHIDQLRPNETEQSQAQTEIPELTGSMPLTRGQGYFNTLPDSQHSEQLAPDVSNNNEPPQVEESRYPQRDRHPPERLAYT, translated from the coding sequence ATGCATATCAAAACAGCCCCGGCAAAACCATCAACAAATGGTCTCGTTGAAAGGTTCAATGCTACATTTAAATCTGCTATGCGAGCTATGGATGGCGAAACTGACGATTTCGGCTTGAAACTCAGTAATTTTCTATTATCATACCGCCAAGCTGTGCATTCCACAACCAACGAAACACcgtcaaaactatttttcagtCGAAAAATTAGGACTAGGCTCGATTTGCTCAAGCCGGACACAAAGCAATGTGTTCAagacaaacaaatgaaattgtcattagcaggaaaacaaacatttatggaGCTTGTGTTAGGTCAAAGCGTACTTGCGCGCGACTATAGGCCGAGCGTGAAAGAGAAATGGGTTACAGGGACGGTGGTATCAAGGGATGGCCCCTTGATGTATAAAGTACTTGTTGGAAATGCCAAATGGAAACGACACATTGATCAGTTACGGCCCAACGAAACAGAACAAAGTCAGGCTCAAACTGAGATACCAGAGTTAACAGGATCAATGCCATTAACTCGCGGTCAGGGGTATTTCAATACACTACCCGATTCACAACATTCAGAGCAATTAGCCCCAGATGTTAGTAATAATAATGAACCGCCCCAGGTCGAAGAAAGTCGTTATCCACAACGCGATAGGCACCCGCCGGAAAGATTAGCGTATACTTAG
- the LOC128228406 gene encoding uncharacterized protein K02A2.6-like has product MANSGLIGTLNALNSDSESWISYEERLEMYFVVNSIGDEKKVAALLTLLGEKTYALLRNLTSPQKPAEKTYQELCQLLKTQLCPKPLVIAERFRFHKRNQATGESICDFTAAIRKLAEQCEFNDNLENTLRDRFVCGLQDEATQRKLLSTADLSLKKAIEIATAIETACKDAAELHYTASGSSNVNKIGKKPPSKRQYCKNVTLKPQQKGKYSNTRCIHCGKSNHQSDKCRLKNAICHSRSEKGHIKTVCPNPRNVNVIDETKNESVYVINKVTSERTSRILLYPVINEKQVEMELDTGSAVTIISEQNIKQLFGNIKLDKPYCKLHSYSGETIQQVGSTVVRVDYNNQTKDLRLCVVKGNTPSLFRRDWLSEINVDWTSVMRVNNIESQKNRFANMMNRYEFVFSDGIGHAKGFSAKLTLKDDATPKFMKARSVPFSMKPKIEKELDNLERQGIITKVNTSEWATPIVPVLKSTGDVRICGDFKVTANQALKVDKYPLSRVDDIFANL; this is encoded by the coding sequence ATGGCGAACTCAGGTTTAATTGGAACTTTAAACGCACTCAATAGTGACAGTGAATCATGGATTTCATATGAGGAGCGTTTAGAGATGTACTTTGTAGTAAATAGTATTGGGGACGAGAAAAAGGTTGCCGCTTTATTAACTCTGTTGGGGGAGAAGACGTATGCATTGTTGAGAAACTTAACGTCACCCCAAAAGCCAGCAGAGAAGACGTACCAGGAACTTTGTCAATTATTGAAGACACAGTTATGTCCCAAACCTCTGGTGATTGCGGAACGGTTCCGTTTTCATAAACGTAATCAGGCGACAGGTGAATCTATTTGTGATTTCACAGCCGCTATAAGGAAATTAGCAGAACAATGTGAATTCAATGATAATCTCGAAAACACATTACGTGATAGGTTTGTTTGTGGGTTGCAGGATGAAGCGACGCAACGTAAGCTATTGTCAACGGCTGACTTAAGCTTGAAAAAAGCAATTGAAATCGCCACTGCGATTGAAACAGCTTGCAAAGACGCAGCTGAATTACATTATACGGCATCAGGAagttcaaatgtaaacaaaataggAAAGAAGCCACCGAGTAAACGACAATACTGTAAAAACGTGACATTGAAGCCACAACAAAAAGGGAAATATTCCAATACACGGTGCATACATTGTGGTAAATCAAACCACCAGTCTGACAAGTGTAGACTAAAGAATGCAATTTGCCATAGTCGCAGTGAAAAGGGACACATTAAGACTGTCTGTCCAAACCCCAGAAATGTGAACGTAATTGACGAAACGAAAAATGAAAGTGTGTATGTCATAAACAAAGTGACCAGCGAAAGAACATCGAGAATTCTTCTATATCCAGTCATCAATGAAAAACAGGTTGAAATGGAACTAGACACTGGGTCTGCAGTTACCATTATTtcagaacaaaacataaaacaattgtttggaaatatcAAACTGGACAAACCCTACTGTAAGCTACACTCATATTCTGGGGAAACAATACAGCAAGTAGGATCTACAGTAGTGCGTGTTGACTACAACAACCAAACGAAGGATTTAAGGCTTTGTGTAGTGAAAGGCAACACACCATCCTTATTTAGGAGAGACTGGTTGAGTGAGATTAATGTTGACTGGACTAGCGTTATGCGCGTCAATAACATTGAATCACAAAAAAATCGTTTTGCGAATATGATGAATAGATATGAGTTTGTATTCAGCGACGGTATTGGTCACGCTAAAGGCTTCAGTGCGAAATTAACGCTGAAAGACGATGCCACACCCAAGTTCATGAAGGCAAGGTCGGTTCCGTTTTCAATGAAACCAAAAATCGAGAAAGAACTTGACAACCTTGAAAGACAAGGGATAATAACGAAAGTAAATACAAGCGAATGGGCTACACCAATCGTACCTGTTTTGAAATCAACGGGAGATGTCAGGATTTGCGGAGATTTCAAGGTCACGGCCAACCAGGCGCTGAAGGTTGACAAGTATCCACTTTCACGTGTTGATGACATTTTCGCTAATCTGTAA